Genomic segment of Triticum aestivum cultivar Chinese Spring chromosome 6A, IWGSC CS RefSeq v2.1, whole genome shotgun sequence:
TCAACTTCAAATATGAGATGCaatccctctgtcccaaattactTTTCGCACAAAtggatagaaatggatgtatctagaacttaaaatacgtctagataaatcaatttctgcgacaagtaattccggatggaCACAAAGCATAGCTGCATAAAGTTTGTACAAGCTAAATTATGTTAGTGGCTAATGATCAGTCATATATAAGCAAGTTTGGTGGACAACAAAACAAGCTGAGAAAATGATTGACCAAACAGCCTAGAACTGGAATGATCATCCATAAAACTACAACAACTGCAAGGAAAACGATATATAGAGGTATAAGATTCAACCAGAGATTTTAAAAAGGAACTCTTCATGTATTGTGACAATTGTCAGTTCACTAGGTATGAGGAGGAATGTGAAATGACAATTCTATAGTTCCGTATAAATAAAGgaaatttgaaaataaatgctCAGGTATTGTTAGTTCTCAATTACTTGTTTAGACGGGACATCATGCAAATCACACTAGGACTTGATAGAGCTATAGCCACACTAAAAAAATTAAAGGTGATGCAACAATGAGTAAAACTGTACAAGTAAAATGGAAATATATCCCTGAAGCACGAACATATGCATTGGTCATTGAAGGGCTGGAGGGAGAAGAGTTCACGCCACCAGAAGAAACTTGTGGAGTACTACAGACTAAGGAGGAGGTAAAACAAAAGGAAAGACACTGGATGCAAACAAGGGCAAACAAAAGTGCACATCCAATGGATAGGGGCATAGGGCGTATAACATCAGTAGATAAAACAAGCAGAATGTTATTAGTGATGAAAGCAGTTTCTAAGATGCGATTTTGATTTCGATATAAACTATAGAGGTCCAGGTGGCAAAAATTGAAGAAACTAGACTGCACACAAAGCATAGCTACAGACAGATTGGACTTTGGACCAGTGGAATGATGTGTAGCTAATGGTCAATTATATCTATATGTGCATGATGCAAATTTAGTGGACAACAAGTGACATCCTGGAAAATGTTTAACCAAACAGCTTAACACTAGAATGATTGTCCATAAACTACAATAACTGCAAGCAAAACGATAGACAACATTACAAGATTCAATGAAGGAGTACTCTACAACTATTGTGACAAACTGACAATCATTAGTTCACTAGGTATCACAATAATCCGACATAAGAAGCAATGTGAAATGTCATAGCTACAATAAGACCATAAAATAAAGTCTGAAACCAAATGGTCAGCAATTATTATGATCAATTACTTGCATAGACGGGAGTCACGGGACCAACATGCAAGTTACAGTATGACTTTATAGAGTCTTAACCACATAATAAAGTTTAAGGCAACGTAGTAACGAGTAAATGTTAAACAGAAATATGCCATCCAAGTGCAGTAAAGTGTAAGCAGTTCATTTGCTATCACTTAGCATGATGGCACTCTCATCTCTGAGCAGGCACGAGTACATGCACAAATAGAGAAATGGGAAGGCTCCTACTTAACCAAACCACGAGTCATTGGAGGAGCGATAGGGAGAAGAACCCACACTAACAGAAGGAACTGGGGGGAGTACTGAGGAGGAGGTAAACCGAAAGCAAGGCACCTGGAACGAGAAGCCAAGCAGAAAAAGCACATCCAGTAGAGAGAGGGAGCGGTAAAACATCGGCAAATAAAGAGATGGCGGTTGGGTTAATGCatgaggaagataacagagaggtgcTGGCGAAGGGATGAGGAAGCAGGGTCTACAGAAAAGATTCAAGATGCAGCCTCTACCATCAGAGCATAAGACGTGCTTATGTGGGCAACAGCTAAGAAATTTGGTACTTGAGAAATGGCAGTAAAAAGATAGCAGTACATATCTTGAGGAAACATATCTAATACCTCAACATACATGCCGAATACAAGCTTACCTGCTCAACCAGTGCATCATATATCTAACAGACAATCCTCTTAAGCGTTTTGTGCAACATCAGCTGCATCAGGCCGCCCGCCATTACCTGTTTTTGCAAGCATCAGAAGTCAAACAACCAAAATGACATACCAACAAAAAGCTAAATAGAAACGAGGAGGCATCTATGAGATATTTACAAAAGCTCATAGTTCCCGTTTTGATACAGCACTAGGGATAGATAAACCACAATTACCTTCAAAATTAAAGGATAGTCCAACAGAAATATATACTGATGAATatcataaaaatgaaaaataagcaCTCAGACTATTTAGCTGGTCAAAGAGACAAGTTATCCAGAATTATTAAGCTTGTTCCATGTCATATCAGGAAAAAATATAATCAGACTAATCCTAGCAAAAAAGTGATCCTAAGTCCTAGCTACTCAGATTTACATTATGTTTAAATATATTCAGCATTAATGATGAAAAGGACTTAATTTATAAGTTTTCCCTGGTACATAACTACATATGGACTTGGTACTTGTAAATTTCCAACAAATTTGACATTATGGATTCAAGATAATTAGCATGATCAGCATAGATAACAATGCCGAGTGAAAAATTACTCTTACCTGCAGTGCAGACACTTTCGAATGCATGATATTGAGAACCTACATTGTGAAGTTTCTTGACCTCCAATGGCTGAAACTGGACCGTGTAGAGGGAGGAAGGAGTAGACAAGACCGCCACATGATTATACTCAGCAAACCCTTCTATGAATATGCGCCCCGCCTCCTTCTGTGGATTCAAGGAGAGAAGATTGTCTAGTTCGATAGTTCTTCCAAGCACCCATGAAGAATCACCATCATGCTCACTGTTTCTTCTCCAGAAGTGTGCATTGCAGCCTGACAACGTGAGTAAACCAAGTCCACCACCCTTTTCAGTTATAAGAGAGATCTCATGGTCTTTGGTGTAGTTCAGGTCTCCTGACACACGTCCCACGGTTAGGCTCTGCCTCTCCACATCAAACTCAAGGCAAGGAGCGTGGCTGAAGGCCTCAGTTAGGCTCGTCGGCCTGTCAGAGAGAAGCCAGTAAAGGGAATCCCCAACAAGCAGAGAGTGCATCTTCGAAAAATTCATGGCAGGAGGGCTGCCCATAAAACCCTTGGGTGGAAGCATGGTTGAGACGAGATTACCCCAATCACGGGTCTTGGACGAGTAGACGCAGGCGATTGCTCGTGAACCCTCAACGGCCACCAGGACAACCTTGAAGTCGTCGTCGACTCTCGCATCTCGAAGCACCGCTCCGTTGACCCGTGCAGACAGAGCCCGTGCTGGAGCCTGGAGGGGGGTCGATGAAGTGGCGGACGCCGGTGACGGGGTCCCACACCAGGAACTGGTACTCCACGCCGAGGAAGATGAGTACGAGGCCATGGCGGCAGCTGAGCATCTGGCTGCCTTCCCTCCCCTTCATGTTGAAGCGCTTGGTGGGGAAGCGATTGGGGGCGCCCATAAGCGACCCGAAGCCGAGGAGGCGGCGGACCTCGTCCGCGACGAAGAAACCGACGAGGGGAGGGTtggggcggtggtggaggcggaagCGGCGGAAGAAGTCGGGGTCGGAGATGAGGCGGCGCCAGCGCGTGCAGACGGCGGAGGCACGGGGGAGGGAGGACGGCAGCGGAGAGAGGCGGAGGAGGAtcttgagcagatcttcctcttccagcgacggcggcggcggcgccggcgtcgaCGGCCCGTCATCTCAATCTCCTGACGCCTCATGCGGGGAAGGGGAATGGAAATGGTGTGGACTGGAGTCTGACTCTGGTCGAAGGCCACGATGTGTGTGAGTGAGAGTGAAGTGGATCGATCCTGAAAGCGAGATTGAAGCCCAGGACGCGAAATGGATGGGCCCATATACTGGTAGTGGTTTTACCATGAGACTATAGTGTTTTTTTCAAACACAATACAAGCCCAGATATTCACACACACATACACTCGATCCTATAGACGGCACACCTTGCCTTTATAAGCACCTCCGAGATACTGAGCCGGCACAACATTTGAGACCGAGGAAGTCGCCGCTGACGCATTTGTTGTCGACGAAAACGTCTACCACTAAATGCACATCGCGCGAAAGATCTGAAATAAATTGCGAAAAATGCGACCACCAATATCAAGTCTAGTAGAACTATAAACCCTCATAAGTTGGTTTCACCACAAGACTACAGTTCGCACCATGAGACTACAGTTGTTCACTGAACAAAATAACATTCTCTTTTGAAACAAGAAAAAAGTATCTATGAAGATTCatatcctatatacttaagaagtttACCCCCATTActtgatttatctcaacatgcaacatAGACATGTCAGCATCCAATCACAACCCCTGGTCAGACCCATCCCCTTCCTGCGCTTTAATTTGGCTTCTccttgtggcggcggcggcgctccatccccaTCGTCCGCCACATTTCCTCCGCGGCCCAGCAGCATGACGCGGTGGATGCGGCCCCTGTCCCCTCCTTTGTGATATCCGGAAACAACAAATCTTTCGGCTTCTCCGCCCCCGCCTCTCCCCCACCCCCATCAATAATATCCACCCCGCATCCCCAACCTTCCTTTGCTTCTACCATCCATCTCCCTTCGATTCGTCgccttgcactagtagaaaaagggcctattgtcccggttcgtaagggccttttgtcccggttcctgaaccgggactaaagggtcggtactaatgccctgttcttttagtcccggttcaatccagaaccgggatagatgggcatccacgtggcctgtgcgcggagcccaggcaggagggcctttggtcccggttggtggcactaaccgggaccaataggcatccacgcgtcagaatTTCTGTGAccagagtttttgttttttttgaagggggtgtaacgccccagatataactttctcaatttgtactccaactcttgccgtttccggcattaagttatatttattcctcgggttcgggtctttgtttccgtgtgttgttttcgttttcatgcatctcatatcatgtcatcacgtgcattgcatttgcatacatgttcatctcatgcattcaagcattttccccgttgtccgttttgcattctggcgcttcgttctcctccggtggccatttctagctttctttcgtgtgtggggattaaacatttccggattggaccgagacttgccatgtggccttggtttactaccggtagaccgcctgtcaagtttcgggtcatttggacttcgtttgatactccaacggttaaccgagggactgaaaaggcctcgtgtgtgttccagcccaacacccctccaatttggcccaaaacccaccaaactctgctccatcgtctcggtcgttcgatcacgattgcgtggccgaaaaccgcacctcatttggaccctcctagctccctctatgcctatttataccccctccaatTTTCGGATTCATCCtcttccccgtccaaaccctagTCCAAAAAAAAAGAGATCCGCCGCCGACGGGCGTGTCCGGGCGGAGCCagacaacgtccgccgccaccgccgaccatCCAGGGCCCGACACGTgtccccgccggcctcctcccccgcgcggcccggcgagcccgcgggaggcccacccgcgccgccaccgggccagatccgccgccgcccgcggcctctctcctccccgtcgccgttcgccggtcccgccgcctcctccgcgccgcccctcgccgccggccaccgccgcgaagctccgccaccacgccgcccgtgcccggccgcccctcgccgccggcgccgcccgtccAAGCCGCCGCCGTCCTCGGGAGCCGCGCCAAGGCCGGCTTCTTCCTCTCCTCGCCGCGGTCTTCTTCCTCGCCGGCGAGCTCCATTTCCGGCGGGGAACAgtgaactccggcgccgcctcgggaagcgtgccgatccagatctggatctgaggatccccggttgacttttatccccgaaaccctagtttttcaTGCCTACTTTGACTGctcatatctccgcatccgtagctccattttggacatatgatatatcaaaatcttcgtctcgacgagtacatcatttcattccattgcaccatttgCATTTGAGTTtgtcttgatgcccaaaatgctgttagaaggaggcatcgtgagttaaattgcagatccgttagctcatcatagacttttgtcatttttgccatgattattgtgtgcatgatatgcctgtgaccctttgggatgaattgttaagcattttgtcttctttctagaggtgccacccatgcatttttaggatgtgtgtggtgacttgtgcaagcttgcaaagagggGTACCTGagatttctgttttcagggacttagtgattttctctaagtctgggatattttagttcatgatgccttatgttcatcttgtttcctagtgatccgtgcctcttttgaggatgatcggtaagggagttttgatatctatgttatgctctatccatccatgtctttacttgttATGTTGGAGCACCCTaggttgagtcaatcgagctcaacttttgcatcGTTGTTAATTTGGGCAGATCGTGAACtcttttgcgattttgccgatgctattgctAGTGATCCCTggatgctatgccattgttcttaccatgtctagctagcattttgtgccttctttatggatatatgcttgccttgccatgacttgcaccgtactgagtgcatcaagctcgtttacatgccttcgtgagttattaTTTCAGCATGtcttagttttcactaagtctgaaaactgattgtgtttcatctatgttcgtgtgctcgttagagtattttgtgaacccttttggccccaggtcactttgggtgttttgttaatcttgttgagtagctctatgccatgttcttacttgtcatgatCAGGTTAtgtttcatgttgttttgctgctccgaagagagcatcgtggtctgaaatttcagactagtgttaatttcactaagtctgaaatctgttttgcttattcatttttgccatgcttgtttgaacctcttaatgggtGAATTTGGCCGTGGCTCAGTCCTAGTgatttgttaagcatcttgtgtacatccctgccatgcattttgttttcatgtttggtggctgtagcgtgttcatctcgttgcatttaggagcctacttgctgtaaatcgcagatcggttcgtttcgtaaaacgcttgccatttccaaaccgtagctccgattcctacgatctttatatcgttttcaggtgatttcatcccctctatccagtggcacacttggttttccaagttgaggccaggttcatgcatttcctgtcacgtcttgcatttttgcatcccgcatcgcatcccgcatagcataccatctttgcatatTATTGGTtgcccttgcacgtggttgattgtattcttgttgcttgtttgtgttgttgggtagagccgggagacgagttcgctaacgaggagcccgttgagtttgcttttgaggatccagtcaactctgacaactgtgcaggcaagatgatcataccctcgaaatcactactatctttgctatgctagtttgctcgctcttttgctttgccaatgctacgttgcctaccacttgcttgtcagcctcccaattgccatgattgagcctctaacccaccattgtcctagcaaaccattgattggctatgttaccgctttgctcagccccttcttatagcgttgttagttgcaggtgaagattggagccgttccttgttggaacatttatttacttgttgggatatcattatattgccatattatcttaattcatctatatacttggtaaagggtggaaggctcggcctctcgcctagtgttttgttccacccttgccgccctagtttccgtcatatcggtgttatgttcccggattgttgcgtcccttacgcggttgggctataatgggaaccccttgatagttcgccttgattaaagcttttccagcaatgcccaacattggttttaccatttgccacctacccctttttcccttgggtttccggagcccgagggtcatctttattttagcccccccacgggccagtgctcctctgagcgttggtccgaccgagtagactgcggggccacctcggggcaacttgagggttggttttactcgtaggatgtctcatctgagtgtgccctgagaacgagatatgtgcagctcctatcgggatttgtcggcacattcgggcggtgttgctggacttgttttgacCTGTCgaaacatcttgttgtaccgagataccgagtctgatcggtgtgtcttgggtggaggtctattccttcgttgaccgtgagagcttgttatgggctaagttgggacccccctgcagggattgatctttcgaaagccgtgcccgcggttatgggcagatgagaatttgttaatgtccggttgtagataacttgaaccttaattaattaaaatgaaacaactgagtgtgttgccgtgatggcctcttctcgacggagtccgggaagtggacacggtgttggagttatgtttgcgcaggttgctctctagttttcccgctcgtgctttgcctcctcttctcgctctcttttgcgaataagatagccaccatatatgctagtcgcttgctgcagctccacttatacattacccctttcctacctattaagcttaaatagtcttgatcacgagggtgcgagattgctgagtccctgtggctcacagattactattacaccagatgcagggacaGATGATACAGCTCCAGatggcgcgcttgagctcaagtgggagtacgacgaggactctcagcgttactatgtgtcttttcctgatgatcagtagtggtgcccaatcGGGGTtagattcagggccttgtcgcatgttgggggtcttttttattttggcgccgtagtcgggccatgagtgatttgtatgatggattttatttatgtactttgatgtgacgtggcgagtgtaagccaactatgttcctcCCCTTTATATTTTTtatgtacatgggatgtgtgatgatttcctaacttgtgacattgctttcaatgcggctatgcctctaagtcgtgcctcgacacgtgggagatatagccgcatcaagggtgttacagggggggggttgggggttttggggggttaatttaggtgtttcatatattatgctggatagctataattaatagagagaagtgtcctctcttatgtccgtgcttggtcgatgctacgtactatacatacgtatagagaggactagacacgctagctagctagtaagcaaacgaaggaaatagaagatcgtcatgaacatatatgcatacagagagaagtgatatcgaccacctctccttctccgagagattggtcgaacaacaagttctcgtatatctatccgacactaccggctacatatatacaataattatctcttataaatataatctcctaacatacggacgcatggtccacatagtattctctgtcttcagcgatcacgtggtcaagaaagaatgccgtcaattcctcttgaattgctcgcatgcgagctggtgctaggagttcatcccgcttccgaaacatctaatttgaagaagggggtcaatacatacatatacatatatatatatatatatatatatatatatatatatatatatatatatatatatatatatatatgaatgaatgaaacttaacacaaatgatggtaataaaataaaattgtgaatgttgttatttacgcacttcatattgttcttcagagtagccccgctcacaggtcatgtggcggatggactcgcaaacgtagtatccatagaaatcattcccttgttcctgccacaaccactttacaagaaatagaggtcaatcaaactgataagcaagaatgccaaatggtattgatgaaactagcgcttgaatcactaggagatgcgcggaacatgctactatagtacttactttcgggtgtctaaattgcagcttcttcggcagtcccggagcttttttgatgaattttctccaaaccctgccagacaaagaaaacaattacttgatatatcaggaaatgaacaaagttgctgatatggtggataatgatcgatttaacttacttctcgagcatttgagtca
This window contains:
- the LOC123130134 gene encoding uncharacterized protein, encoding MASYSSSSAWSTSSWCGTPSPASATSSTPLQAPARALSARVNGAVLRDARVDDDFKVVLVAVEGSRAIACVYSSKTRDWGNLVSTMLPPKGFMGSPPAMNFSKMHSLLVGDSLYWLLSDRPTSLTEAFSHAPCLEFDVERQSLTVGRVSGDLNYTKDHEISLITEKGGGLGLLTLSGCNAHFWRRNSEHDGDSSWVLGRTIELDNLLSLNPQKEAGRIFIEGFAEYNHVAVLSTPSSLYTVQFQPLEVKKLHNVGSQYHAFESVCTAGNGGRPDAADVAQNA